The window ATTTTGGATAAGAAATTTAATCTTTTTATTCTATCAAGTGTTTGTTTTGCTGGACTAAAGTAAACAATTTGTTTTCTTATTTCACCATTAAATCTCTTTTTGTTTCACACTGAATCTACATATCTTTCTTTCGAAAAAATTTCATTTTTGTACATGTAATCTTTATCCTCAACGATAAAATTTCTGCCTTCTTCATTCAATGTATCAATTCTTTTTTGGAAAATGTATTTGAAGCCTTTTTGTTCAAGGAAACGAAGATTTGCATTGTTATTTAAACCACGATCTGCAACTATTGTCAAGTTTGATATATTGTAAATTTTCTTCATTTCAACAAGAAAATCAATCATTGTTTTAGAATCAGCAGTATTTCCTGGAAAAACTTTGTAATGAAATGGTATTCCATTTGAATCCACTGACATAGCAATTACAACTTGATCTTCATTATGTTTCCCATCTTTTGAAAAGCCTTTTTTTCTTATTCCTTTTCTTTCAAAACTTTCGAAATAAACAGTTGTATTGTCAAAATGAAGTATATGATCATTTGTATTTGTTAGCTCGTTAATTTTTTTATGCAAATCAGCTAAAATGGTATTTTTATGCTCCAAAACTGTATCTAAATAGTTAAAAATTGATGATTTTTGAACATCTATTTTATTTATAAAATCGTTTTTATTTTTAAATTGTGATGTATAACTTCTTGGTATCAAAATACGAGTCGCAATGATAAAATCCAAAACTTCTTCTAAAGCCTTGTGTTTAGTTTTTGGAAGAGATTTGAATAACTCCAATTCTTTAATAATCTTGTAAATTGCTTCAATTCCGATATTTTGAAATTTAGTTTTAACAGAAGTTGGATCCAACATTTTAAAAAACTCTGCTTTAACATCTTTTTTACTTAAATTAGTGTTTATTTGTGCTGCTATTGGTTTAATATCATCAATTTCGGAAAGGTTATATTTCTCTTTAATATCTTCTCAGTATCCTAAACCTACTTGACTTCCATATCCTTTGCCGAAACCTTTTGAAATTGCTAACACCAAATAATACTTACCATTTTGTTTTTTCTTGCATAAATTATATTTCATAACATATATATTATACCATATTTAAGTGTGTAAAGTGTGTAAAAAATAAAAATTTTTCGAAAATTCATATATCTACGATATATGGTTAAAAAAAGACCTCAAAAAATGAGGTCTAACTTGGAAACTCAGGATAAAAAAACACAAAATACAGTGTTTTCTATATTTTGTGTCTTGATTTTTAATTATAAATTTAAAATTATTCTTCGTCTTTTGATTGGATATTTCTACGTTTGATGATTTCATCAGCAATGTTTTTAGGAGTTTTTTCGTAGTGATCGAATTGCATTTGGTATGTTCCACGTCCACTTGTCATAGATCTAAGTTCTGTTGAGTAACCGAACATTTCTGAAAGAGGAACGTGTGCTCTAACGATAACAGCTCCATCGTTTCTTTGTTCTTGATCGTTAACAAGTCCTCTACGACGTGATAAGTCTCCAATAACATCTCCCATGTGGTCTGATGGAACAACAACAGCAACATCCATAATAGGTTCAAGAAGAACTGTTCCGATTTGATCTTTAGCTTTTGTAAGAGCTTTAGAAGCAGCTATTTTATAAGCCATTTCTGATGAATCGACGTCGTGGTATGATCCATCGAATAATGTAGCTCTAACATCAATCATTGGGTATCCAGCAAGAATCCCTGCTGCCATTTTTTCTTCAAGTCCTTTTTGAATTGATTTAATGTATTCTTTAGGAATTTTTCCACCAACAATTTTATCAACAAATTCAAATCCACCATCTGGGTTTGGTTCGAACTTAATTCATACGTGTCCGTATTGTCCTTTACCTCCAGATTGTTTGATGTGTTTTCCTTCTACATCAGCTGTTTTTGTAATTGTTTCACGGTATGAAACTTGAGGTGCTCCAACTTTAGCTTGAACACCAAATTCTCTTTTAAGACGGTCAACAATAATGTCAAGGTGTAATTCACCCATTCCGGCAATAATTGTTTGCCCTGTTTCGTCATCTGTGTATGTTCTAAATGTAGGATCTTCAGCTGCAAGTTTTTGAAGTCCTAATGAAAGTTTTTCTGTTGCAGCTTTTGATTCTGGTTCAAGAGCTTGAGAAATAACAGGTTCTGGGAAAACCATTTTTTCTAAAACAATTGGTTCAGATTTTTCGGCGATTAATGTATCTCCTGTTGTTGTGAATTTAAGTCCAACAGCAGCAGCAATATCTCCAGCACGACATTCATCAATTTCTACACGGCTGTTTGCGTGCATTTGAAGAATACGTCCAATACGTTCTTTTTGTTCTTTTGTTGAGTTATATACGTAGCTTCCTTTTTCTAATACTCCACGGTATACACGGAAGAATGTTAATGATCCAACGAATGGGTCAGTCATAACTTTGAAAGCAAGTGCAGCGAAAGCACCATCATCTGTTGCTTGTACTGAAACTTCTTGATCTCCTAAGTATGCTTTAATTGCCGGAACATCAATTGGTGATGGAAGATAGTCAACAACTGCGTCGATCATCTTTTTAACACCTTTGTTTTTGAATGAAGTTCCACAAACAACTGGGAAGAATTCTGATGTTAAAGTTGCTTTTCTAATAGCTGCTTTAAATGTTGCTTCATCAATGTCTCCACCTTCTAAAACAACCATCATAAGTTCTTCGTCAAAGTTAGCTACTGCTTCAAGTAATTCTTGACGTTTGATTTCAACAATATCAACTAAATCAGCAGGAATTTCTGTTGGAAACTCTTCTTCTTGAGCTTCTCCATTGTATGTGAATGCTTGTCTTGTAACAAGATCAATAATTCCTTTGAAATCTGATTCAGCACCAATAGGTCATTGGATAGCAACTGCATTTCCACCTAAACGTTGTTTAACTGATGCTACAGAAGCAGCAAAGTCAGCTCCTGCTTTATCCATTTTGTTAACGTAAACGATACGTGGAACTTTATAGTTTGTTGCTTGTCTTCAAACTGTTTCTGTTTGAGGTTCAACTCCTGATTGAGCATCTAAAACAGCAACAGCACCATCTAATACACGAAGTGAACGCTCAACCTCAACTGTGAAGTCAACGTGTCCTGGGGTATCGATAATGTTAATTCTTTTTCCTTTTCAGAATGCTGTTGTAGCAGCAGAAGTAATTGTAATACCTCTTTCTTGCTCTTGAGCCATTCAGTCCATTTGAGAAGCACCATCGTGTGTTTCTCCAATTTTGTGAATTTTTCCTGTGTGGAATAAAATTCTTTCTGTAGTTGTAGTTTTTCCAGCATCAATGTGAGCCATAATACCGATGTTACGGTAATCTTTTAATTCGTAATCTCTTGCCATAATTTACCTTATCCTATGATTATCATCTGAAGTGAGCAAAAGCACGGTTAGCTTCAGCCATTTTGTGTGTATCTTCACGTTTTTTGATAGCTCCACCTGTTTTGTTTGATGCATCAATAATTTCGTTAGCTAAACGCACGTCCATTGTTTTTTCGTTTCTTAAACGTGAGTATTGAACTAATCATCTAAGAGCTAAAGTTTGTTTTCTACGAGCAGGTACTTCTGTAGGTACTTGGTAGTTTGTTCCACCAATTCTTCTTGTACGAATTTCTAATTGTGGTGTAATGTTTTCAACAGCTTCTAAGAAAACTTCCATTGGTTCTCTTCCTGTTTTTTCTTTAACAATTTCAAAAGCTGAATATAAAATATCTTGAGCTATTGATTTTTTTCCGTCAAGCATAATTTGGTTGATTAATTTTGTAACAATAACTGAGTTAAAAACTGGATCAGCAAGTACTTCACGGATAGGGGCTTGTTTTTTTCTTGACATTTTCCTTCTCCTTAATTTATTTTTTGATTTATTTGATTTTTAATAAAAGTTTTTTATGTAATAAGCTAGTTTAATTATTGTTTAGCTTTTTTTGTTCCGTATAAACTACGTCCTTGGTTACGTTTTGCAACTCCTGCTGCATCTTGTGTTCCACGAACGATGTGGTATCTAACCCCTGGTAAGTCTTTAACACGTCCTCCACGGATTAAAACAACAGAGTGTTCTTGTAAGTTGTGTCCTTCACCTGGGATGTAAGCTGTAACTTCCATTCCGTTTGATAATTTAACACGGGCATATTTACGTAACGCTGAGTTAGGTTTTTTAGGTGTCATTGTTGCAACACGAGTACATACTCCACGTTTAAATGGTGAAGCCATTTTTTTAGCTTTTTTAATTAATGAGTTGTAGCTAAGGTTCAATGCAGGTGCATTTTGTTTCTTAATTTTTGAACTACGACCATTAGTAACTAATTGGTTTGTTGTAGGCATTTCTACTTCCTTTCTTTTAATTTTTTTGTTGATAAAAGTTTTAAATTCTATAAAAACATAAAATTTGTTGGCTAATTCTATTAATAAATAGCTTACATATTATACACGACAACACGTCCGTGTGTATCATTTTTTTAATTTTTTTTAAAAATATAAAAACAAGCTTTTTAGCTTGCTTCTTTTTATAGTTTTATCGTCTTAATTTTGTTATTTTCAATTATATATCAGTCGTTTTCATCTTTGAGCTTATATTCATACTCAACAATTTCAGGATGAGCAGATTTAATTAACTCAATCACAAAATCATAAACCATCATCATTGCACGAACATCGTTTTCACAATAAATTTTTAAATTTGGCACAAAAACATCATTTCATAAATTGTCCCCAATTGAACCCAAATATCTTTGGATTGCTTTTTCCATTGCATCAGTTCCTTTTTGAACTTCTTTTAGTGATGAATAAGGTTTGATCATATTTCTTAAAATAATTTTGTTTTCTGTTATATATTTTTCTATCTTTTTAATTGAAAAGAAATATTTTAAAAATTTGATGCTAATCATCATTTTTTGGAATGTAGCTGAATTTTTTTTAACAAAATCTTCTCCTTTTGTATCCTCATTAATTATTTTTCCATCTTTAGCTGCAAATAAGTAATATTCATCAATTTTGTCTTGATTAAAATTCATTATTTGTGCAACTTTTTTAATATCTTTTGTTGCAAAACAATCAGCTAAATCTATTGTGTTGTTATTTATGTGGTTGATAATCTCTGCAAAATCTTCAATTCCACTATATTTAGTAAAAAATCAATTAGCAAACTCTTTCGCTCTTTCTTTTACATCATGATTTACATTATCTAATGTTAAATCGTTGAGTGATTTTCTAACAAATTCTAAAATTTCTTTATTTCTAGTATTTTCGTAATTTTTATTGAAAACCACAAAATAATCAGCTTTATTTGAATATATTTCTTCAATCATTTCACAAAGATCTTGTAATTTGATGTTTTTTGTGTCTTTAACAATATTCACACACTTTTCTTCTTGTCCATTTTTTGTGACTATGACAGAAACTTGATTTATTATTTGGTTATAAGGATTTAAATGATCCATAATAGGGAATAACTCTGAAAAACCCTCATAATCATATCAAACAACCCTAGCGTCTTTGATATGTAATTTTCTAATAAAATTAGCGATATTAAAGTTAAAATAATCATCCGTTTCAAAGAATTTTTTGTTTTTGAAATCAATAAAGTCTTTTCCAATAATTTGTCCTAAATTGTAGTAATTTCCAGAAAGTTTAGCATAGTCTTCGCCAACCAAATAATTAAGTAAAGCATTTTTAAGTTCAGGATCTTTCAAGATATATTTAGGGAGTCTAATACCAGCATATTTGCTACTATATTTATCTCGATCGTTAGTTTTAGCTTCATCTTCATATTTTTTATTTAAGAACTTATAATCAAAAGCTCGTTCTTCAAACCATTCTTTGTGTTTATGAATATCAAGTGCAAATTTTTTTGAATTATTTTTAAAATCTCCGCTTGAAAAACAAAAGTATTTAAGTGCTTCTCTATTTAGTTTTTTATCTTTAAATTCGTCTATTGTTTTATTTAAATATTCATAGAAATATTCAAAACTAGGGTAAAAATCAATAATTTCTAAAGGTGTTTCAAAGATGTATCCATTGTTTTTGGCATATCCTTCTTGCATTTGAAATAAACTATCAAATTGTTGGTACTTAATTGTAGATTCACCTTTAGGTCAAGTGTTTTTTCAATTTAAAGCATTGTTATATTTAACTGTGTTAAAAAACGTAAACTTGCTATTTTTAGTATCAAAAGTATTTGTAGCAACATCGTAAAGCGCAATTAAACCAGAATCAATTAGTATTTTTTTCAAAACAGATAATTCTTCACTTTTAGATGTTGTTTTGTTTTCATTATAAACCGATGCAAAAGCTTCATAAAATATAATTTCATTTTTTAAGAAATTCTTGTTTGTTTTGACAAGTGGGTCAATAATTATCACGCTATAATCTTCTAAAAGATCTTTAGTTTCTTCATTTTTTTTAAGACAAAGATATGTGTAAAGACATTTGTAATTATCAGTGACCAAAGTTGTACTTCTATAGTTAATATCAATAATTTTTTTTGCTTTTTTGTCGTAAATACTGTTATTAAGTTGGAAAACTAGCGTTTTATCTTTATACTGGATTTTTGTTTCAAAACAAGGGTTGATAATAACATCAACATCAATATTCGAAAGCATCTCTTTTGTGAGCGCAATTCTAGCTTCTAAATTATTTTTAATACTAATATATTTAACTTTTGATGGATTTATTTTATTTTTGTTTAGATAAAACTCAATCGCTTTAAGTTTGTATTTATTAAAAGCATTTGCTTTAACTACTATGTATTTTTCTTCAAATTCAGCGGTATTTTTTTGATCATCAATGTCAAATCAGTCAAAATTGTGACTAATTTCTTCATAGCTTTTAGCATTGAATTCCGCTTCTTTTCAAAGATTTTTTTCAATTAAAGTTTCAATTTCTTCTTCTGAAAAAACCTCTTCTTGTTGTTCATCTTCATCAATTTCATCTTCGCTATCAAAATCAAATGTTTTAGGGATTTTTTCTAATAATGATTCGTTAGTCTCGAAAATTAAAACTGGATTTTTATCAAAAATCTTTTTAAAGTTACTTCATTTAATTTGATGCTCATTATTGTTCATTATTTTTTATCTCCAAAAGATTAGAATCTTGTTCTTCAAGGCTTGCAATATTACTTGGATCATCAAAATGTCCATTTTCAATAAGTGGTGTAATTACTTTTTTTCTAATATCAAATTTTTCAACTAAGTTATAAGCGTTTTCAAAGTGGGTATTTTGTATTTTTCTTGCGCTATCTTTTGCATCTTCAGCAGCTTTAATTATTTTGCTTAAATAATCTTCAATATCTTTAATGTTATTTTTAATGTTCTTAAGGTGTGTGTCTAATAATTTTGTTTTAAAATTATCAAATTCTTTTAAAATCTTTTCTTTTTCTTCTGTTTTGATTTTGTATGTTTGTAATTTCTTTTCTTCTTCGTTTTGTTTTTTAGCCATTAAATAAAATAGTTTTAATAAGTGTGCAAGAACACCTGGCCGAATCATATAAAGGTTTTTGTAATCTCTCGGATTAACTATAAAAAAGTCGCTATTTGGTTCAACTTCAGTTACGAGAATGGCAAAATTTGCTTTGTGTCTAATTCTGTCTTGTTCGAGTTTTGGGAAAAATTTCTCATTTTTCATTGAGCTTTCTTGATTTTCTAAAGATTTACATTCAATTACAATTCTTCCAATCTCTAGGCTATTGTTACGATCATAAAATACAACTTCAAAATCGGGCATTTGTCCATTTATTGGTTTTGTTGTCTTGTGATATTCAACATCTTCTAAATGTCCAAACGTTTCTTGAAGAATACCAAAAACATCATCCTCAAAATCATTTCCTCATGTTTTTGTTCCACCTTGAGATTTTCTTTCAATAAATCCAAGATATTTATTTTTATGTTCATCTCTTTCTTTTTCTACTTTTATTAATTGTTCTTCTTTATCTTTTATTTCTTTATTTTTTTGTTCTATAAGGATTTGAATTTCTTTATTTTTCTCTTCTTGTCATTTTTGTTTTTCATTAAGTAATTTGTCATTGTATTCAGCTTGTTGTTTTACTTTGATTGTTTCTTTTTCTAGCTCTGCAGATTGAATTTTTTGCTCTTTTTTGTTAAGCTCTGCTGTCATTGATTCTATTTTTGAATGAGATTCGTTTTTAATTTTTTCAATTTCTTTATTTTTCTCTTCTTGTCATTTTAATTGTGCTTCTGAAAGTTTATTTTTAAATTCTAATTCTGTTTCTTTTTTAATTGAATTAATTATATTTTCAAGTTCCTTTATTTTGCTTTCTTTGTCTTTAATTTCACTGAAATGATCTTTTTCCAAATTAACAACATAAGGGTTATTTTTAATTTCTGCATTAAACTGTTTTTTAATGTTTTGTCCAAAATCATCTCTAGCATTTGATAAATAATCAATTATCGACGCTTGATCAGAAACATCTCAATCTTTGAGTGAAAAATAATCACCTTTTTCTGCGCTTTCTAAAATTTCAAATTCGTAATTTTCAATGTTTTTTAATTTGATTTTAATTTTTTTCATTCTAAATACCACCTTATTTTTTATATCTAATTAGATTATAGAAAAAGCACAAAAACTTCTGTGCGTTTTTGCGTTTTTTATTTTAAATTTTCATAAAGTTTTATCACTTGCGATAGATCAAGTTGTTGAATTCTAATATTATCTGTAAAACCAAGTTTTTGGTAAGCTGAATTAATTTTTTCTTGCGAATAAACAGTTTTAAGTGCATAAGAAAGTTTTTTTCTACGTGCTAAAAAACAGAGTTTAAAAAAGTTTTTTAATTCATCTCAATCTTTTGTTTTGTCTTCGTTTTTAAAAACCAAAGATAAAATAGCTGAATCTACCTTTGGAGCAGGCACAAACGCACCTGATGGAACAATAAACTCAATTTTGCAATCAGCTAAATATTGAGAACTTAAAGATAATTTTGAGTAGTCTTTTTGATTAGGTTTAGCAACCACTCTTTGAGCAACTTCTTTTTGAACCATTAATAATAAACATTTAAATTTATCTCTATTTTCAAACAATTTAAAAAGTATATCGGTTGTAATATAGTAGGGAATGTTTGCGATAACGTATGTATTTTTATTGATTTCTTTGAGATTGCTTTTTAAAAAATCTTCATGATTTAAAACAAAATTGTCAGCTAATATTTCTTGATTTAAAACATTAACCATATCTTGGTCGATTTCATAAGCAATAACTTTTTTAGCTTTCTTGACAAGCTCTTTAGTTAGAGCTCCACGTCCAGGGCCTATTTCTAAAACATCATGATTTTCAAAATCAAAAACATTTACTATTTTTTTAATAAAATTTTTGTCATGTAAGAAATTTTGACCATATTCTTTTTTTGCAAATTTTTCTTTTTTAATCATTATGAAATCCTAAATAATTCACGAACATTACGGTTAACTCTATCAACAAATTTTTCCATACCAATGCCTTTTAGACCTGCTACATAGTAATAAACGTATAAAACCGTATTAGGTTCGTTTGTTTCACCAGTGTATGGATGCACTCTTAAAAATGGAGAATCTGTTTCCACTAAAATTCTATTTAAAGGAATTTCTTTAATAACTTCTCTTGTGGTTTCTGCACTTCCAAATGTAGCTACACCACTAAAAGAGAAATATAAATTTTTAAATTCCATAAATTTTTGTGCTCATTCTTTATTTCCAGCAAAAGTGTGAAGCATAACTCTTAAATCTTTATTTTCTTGCATTATTTGATAAAAATCTTCATATGCTTGATAGCAATTTTCTTTGTCTCTTAAATGGACAACAGCAGGTAAATCGTATTTTTTAGCAATAGCAATTTGACTTTTAACACTATTTAGTTGTTGCTCACGTGTTGAACCTCAATCATAAAAGTATTCTAATCCAATTTCTCCAACCGCAACAACTGAAGAGTCAATTAATTTTTCTAGTTTTTCTCCTTCATTTCCTTGCACTTTATCTTCTGGATGGAACCCAACACAAGGTTTGATAATATCATATTTCTTCGCTAACTCTTTAACATAGTGATTTTCTTGTTCGTGCCCACCATTCACTATAAAAAAATCTATTCTATTGTGTTCTGCAGCTAAAATGATTTCGTCAATAATTGCTTCATTTTTATAAAATTCCAAACTTAAATGACAGTGTGCATCAATAAATTTATTTCTCTTTTTTCCCATATTATTTACCTAAACAAAAGTTACTAAACATGATGTCTAATAAATCCTCTCTATTTACATTTCCTTTAATATTTTGAAGTGAATCTCAAGCATTATAAAGATCAATCATAATAAGATCAAAAGTTTGATCGTATTCAAGTGCATTTTCAGCTTCTTGCATTGATCTTAAAGCATCTTTGATTAAAGATAATTGTCTTGTGTTGTTAAAAATTCTTTCGTCCATAATATCAATATTTTTAAAGTTTTGAACCAATGCATCTTCAAGCTCTTTAATATCATTATTTTTCGCTGAAATATGAACTAATTGATCACGATTTTCAAATCCTAAATCTTTTTTGTTTTGCACCTTAATGTAGAATTTACCTTTATTTTTAGTTTCATTTTCAATAATTTGATCAAACTCATCTTCGTTTTGTGACGGATCAATTACGTGTATTACAAGATCAGCTTCTTCAATTTGAGCTAATGATTTTTGAATTCCGATTTGTTCGATTTTTTCTTCTGTTTTACGAAGGCCTGCAGTATCAATTAATTTAAAAAGCATCCCATCGATTTGATATGAAGCTTCAACTAAATCTCTTGTAGTTCCTGCTATATCTGTCACAATAGCTTTATCTTCTGCTAATAAAGCATTTAAAATACTGCTTTTACCAACATTTGGTTTACCTAAAATTGCGACCTTTACCCCTTCAAAAATATATTTTGAATCTTCTGAAACTTTCACAATTGTTTTTAACTCTGCAATCATTTTTTTGATTTTTTCTAACATTGTTTTAGTTTCAATTTTTTCAATATCTTCATATTCTGGATAATCAATATTAACTTCACAAACACCTATAAGGTAGGCTAAATCGTATAAAAATTTATCAATTAAGTTGCTTGTTTTACCTTTAAAACGATTAACAGATGCTGCTGCTTGTTTTGAAGTTTTTGCGAAAATCAAATCGTGTATTGCTTCCGCTTTAACTAGATCCATTTTTCCATTTAAAAAGGCTCTTCTTGTAAATTCACCCTTTTCAGCTAGTCTTGCTCCATTATTTAAGAGAAGTTCTAATATTTTGTTTGTTACAACAATTCCGCCGTGACAATTTATCTCGATAATTGGTTCGCCAACAAAGTTGTTGTAAATTATTTTTCCTTCCTTTTCTTTTCCAGTAAATCACATTACTAAAACTTCATCAACAAATTCATCGTTGTCATAAATGTGTCCGTAAGTAATTTCGTGGTCTTTAC is drawn from Mycoplasmopsis glycophila and contains these coding sequences:
- a CDS encoding IS1634 family transposase, whose protein sequence is MKYNLCKKKQNGKYYLVLAISKGFGKGYGSQVGLGYWEDIKEKYNLSEIDDIKPIAAQINTNLSKKDVKAEFFKMLDPTSVKTKFQNIGIEAIYKIIKELELFKSLPKTKHKALEEVLDFIIATRILIPRSYTSQFKNKNDFINKIDVQKSSIFNYLDTVLEHKNTILADLHKKINELTNTNDHILHFDNTTVYFESFERKGIRKKGFSKDGKHNEDQVVIAMSVDSNGIPFHYKVFPGNTADSKTMIDFLVEMKKIYNISNLTIVADRGLNNNANLRFLEQKGFKYIFQKRIDTLNEEGRNFIVEDKDYMYKNEIFSKERYVDSVWNKKRFNGEIRKQIVYFSPAKQTLDRIKRLNFLSKIDKKSTNQKICLSDLVPEYKKKYMDIEGKTVAKLNYEKIKKIADQDGFYMIETNIHNLTAEKAIEIYRQQWKVEENFRTLKSSIQIRPVYVHNENHILAHILLCFLSLVTLKYCLFKLKKYYDDNGEIQEVTLKMLIDSINLIKMSKKEVNGEIVNTTTNEFDEDHKKYFKIYKDFIACIG
- the fusA gene encoding elongation factor G, with protein sequence MARDYELKDYRNIGIMAHIDAGKTTTTERILFHTGKIHKIGETHDGASQMDWMAQEQERGITITSAATTAFWKGKRINIIDTPGHVDFTVEVERSLRVLDGAVAVLDAQSGVEPQTETVWRQATNYKVPRIVYVNKMDKAGADFAASVASVKQRLGGNAVAIQWPIGAESDFKGIIDLVTRQAFTYNGEAQEEEFPTEIPADLVDIVEIKRQELLEAVANFDEELMMVVLEGGDIDEATFKAAIRKATLTSEFFPVVCGTSFKNKGVKKMIDAVVDYLPSPIDVPAIKAYLGDQEVSVQATDDGAFAALAFKVMTDPFVGSLTFFRVYRGVLEKGSYVYNSTKEQKERIGRILQMHANSRVEIDECRAGDIAAAVGLKFTTTGDTLIAEKSEPIVLEKMVFPEPVISQALEPESKAATEKLSLGLQKLAAEDPTFRTYTDDETGQTIIAGMGELHLDIIVDRLKREFGVQAKVGAPQVSYRETITKTADVEGKHIKQSGGKGQYGHVWIKFEPNPDGGFEFVDKIVGGKIPKEYIKSIQKGLEEKMAAGILAGYPMIDVRATLFDGSYHDVDSSEMAYKIAASKALTKAKDQIGTVLLEPIMDVAVVVPSDHMGDVIGDLSRRRGLVNDQEQRNDGAVIVRAHVPLSEMFGYSTELRSMTSGRGTYQMQFDHYEKTPKNIADEIIKRRNIQSKDEE
- the rpsG gene encoding 30S ribosomal protein S7 — translated: MSRKKQAPIREVLADPVFNSVIVTKLINQIMLDGKKSIAQDILYSAFEIVKEKTGREPMEVFLEAVENITPQLEIRTRRIGGTNYQVPTEVPARRKQTLALRWLVQYSRLRNEKTMDVRLANEIIDASNKTGGAIKKREDTHKMAEANRAFAHFRW
- the rpsL gene encoding 30S ribosomal protein S12; translation: MPTTNQLVTNGRSSKIKKQNAPALNLSYNSLIKKAKKMASPFKRGVCTRVATMTPKKPNSALRKYARVKLSNGMEVTAYIPGEGHNLQEHSVVLIRGGRVKDLPGVRYHIVRGTQDAAGVAKRNQGRSLYGTKKAKQ
- a CDS encoding UU173 family protein, giving the protein MNNNEHQIKWSNFKKIFDKNPVLIFETNESLLEKIPKTFDFDSEDEIDEDEQQEEVFSEEEIETLIEKNLWKEAEFNAKSYEEISHNFDWFDIDDQKNTAEFEEKYIVVKANAFNKYKLKAIEFYLNKNKINPSKVKYISIKNNLEARIALTKEMLSNIDVDVIINPCFETKIQYKDKTLVFQLNNSIYDKKAKKIIDINYRSTTLVTDNYKCLYTYLCLKKNEETKDLLEDYSVIIIDPLVKTNKNFLKNEIIFYEAFASVYNENKTTSKSEELSVLKKILIDSGLIALYDVATNTFDTKNSKFTFFNTVKYNNALNWKNTWPKGESTIKYQQFDSLFQMQEGYAKNNGYIFETPLEIIDFYPSFEYFYEYLNKTIDEFKDKKLNREALKYFCFSSGDFKNNSKKFALDIHKHKEWFEERAFDYKFLNKKYEDEAKTNDRDKYSSKYAGIRLPKYILKDPELKNALLNYLVGEDYAKLSGNYYNLGQIIGKDFIDFKNKKFFETDDYFNFNIANFIRKLHIKDARVVWYDYEGFSELFPIMDHLNPYNQIINQVSVIVTKNGQEEKCVNIVKDTKNIKLQDLCEMIEEIYSNKADYFVVFNKNYENTRNKEILEFVRKSLNDLTLDNVNHDVKERAKEFANWFFTKYSGIEDFAEIINHINNNTIDLADCFATKDIKKVAQIMNFNQDKIDEYYLFAAKDGKIINEDTKGEDFVKKNSATFQKMMISIKFLKYFFSIKKIEKYITENKIILRNMIKPYSSLKEVQKGTDAMEKAIQRYLGSIGDNLWNDVFVPNLKIYCENDVRAMMMVYDFVIELIKSAHPEIVEYEYKLKDENDWYIIENNKIKTIKL
- a CDS encoding DUF2130 domain-containing protein: MKKIKIKLKNIENYEFEILESAEKGDYFSLKDWDVSDQASIIDYLSNARDDFGQNIKKQFNAEIKNNPYVVNLEKDHFSEIKDKESKIKELENIINSIKKETELEFKNKLSEAQLKWQEEKNKEIEKIKNESHSKIESMTAELNKKEQKIQSAELEKETIKVKQQAEYNDKLLNEKQKWQEEKNKEIQILIEQKNKEIKDKEEQLIKVEKERDEHKNKYLGFIERKSQGGTKTWGNDFEDDVFGILQETFGHLEDVEYHKTTKPINGQMPDFEVVFYDRNNSLEIGRIVIECKSLENQESSMKNEKFFPKLEQDRIRHKANFAILVTEVEPNSDFFIVNPRDYKNLYMIRPGVLAHLLKLFYLMAKKQNEEEKKLQTYKIKTEEKEKILKEFDNFKTKLLDTHLKNIKNNIKDIEDYLSKIIKAAEDAKDSARKIQNTHFENAYNLVEKFDIRKKVITPLIENGHFDDPSNIASLEEQDSNLLEIKNNEQ
- the rsmA gene encoding 16S rRNA (adenine(1518)-N(6)/adenine(1519)-N(6))-dimethyltransferase RsmA → MIKKEKFAKKEYGQNFLHDKNFIKKIVNVFDFENHDVLEIGPGRGALTKELVKKAKKVIAYEIDQDMVNVLNQEILADNFVLNHEDFLKSNLKEINKNTYVIANIPYYITTDILFKLFENRDKFKCLLLMVQKEVAQRVVAKPNQKDYSKLSLSSQYLADCKIEFIVPSGAFVPAPKVDSAILSLVFKNEDKTKDWDELKNFFKLCFLARRKKLSYALKTVYSQEKINSAYQKLGFTDNIRIQQLDLSQVIKLYENLK
- a CDS encoding TatD family hydrolase, encoding MGKKRNKFIDAHCHLSLEFYKNEAIIDEIILAAEHNRIDFFIVNGGHEQENHYVKELAKKYDIIKPCVGFHPEDKVQGNEGEKLEKLIDSSVVAVGEIGLEYFYDWGSTREQQLNSVKSQIAIAKKYDLPAVVHLRDKENCYQAYEDFYQIMQENKDLRVMLHTFAGNKEWAQKFMEFKNLYFSFSGVATFGSAETTREVIKEIPLNRILVETDSPFLRVHPYTGETNEPNTVLYVYYYVAGLKGIGMEKFVDRVNRNVRELFRIS
- the mnmE gene encoding tRNA uridine-5-carboxymethylaminomethyl(34) synthesis GTPase MnmE → MYDTIAAISSGMHINQPISIVRICGPDAQEIIKKIYKGKIGKDHEITYGHIYDNDEFVDEVLVMWFTGKEKEGKIIYNNFVGEPIIEINCHGGIVVTNKILELLLNNGARLAEKGEFTRRAFLNGKMDLVKAEAIHDLIFAKTSKQAAASVNRFKGKTSNLIDKFLYDLAYLIGVCEVNIDYPEYEDIEKIETKTMLEKIKKMIAELKTIVKVSEDSKYIFEGVKVAILGKPNVGKSSILNALLAEDKAIVTDIAGTTRDLVEASYQIDGMLFKLIDTAGLRKTEEKIEQIGIQKSLAQIEEADLVIHVIDPSQNEDEFDQIIENETKNKGKFYIKVQNKKDLGFENRDQLVHISAKNNDIKELEDALVQNFKNIDIMDERIFNNTRQLSLIKDALRSMQEAENALEYDQTFDLIMIDLYNAWDSLQNIKGNVNREDLLDIMFSNFCLGK